From Paracholeplasma manati, one genomic window encodes:
- a CDS encoding AMP-binding protein has product DIMIERLYKRIEYLLEQMTSTHVLAEISMLLPEELPNLVTKKVRPLLDIYYQNLEKAMNHIAIIGHEKVTYAKLEVESNQLSHVLNRCEKDIIIISGGKSYESILMMLAAIKAGKPFVFSTVETKDFLDEPLDIHTFSYENESHKCIDYPKNNIMAYYFTSGTTGRKKVAITYEALSNHIDQTPYIQNAQSLTSIPLMSALHFDMSLEEIWVALTHKLTLVLLTEAQFKQPKERKERFEPYGIDGISTTPTVIGLLLEQNPELFKQLKWVVLGGEVLTPALAKRILSYPNIKLYNSYGPTETTIAITSTEIQSFNDISIGQAHPNTQVIIFNESVLPWGEIGEIYVHGLSVSPSVSTIRYKGLEYYQTHDMGYQDEQGRLHFIGRQDRMIKRHGVRIDLNWIDRILQNHPSVIQATSLFEHNQIHTFIKTSQLIDESHLMDYVADHLSPNQRPNRIIQTNQITQEGKLKAKQALKQTRFKPMSLKEKAIHHALSVVLNQNAFYLEDTIANYGADSLSVIQILSILDQYGYELSLGEMASKPIQILLNNTRKRSVEHHYLKLPKQSPQIDLTSTIGLYGANGFLGIHLLDVLIKETQSQIICPLRVTKEVLEHTYAYYFNRPLDLSRIKILPFDTPLGELTVQVVINASGYTKYQGNPSDFDEINVNFVLSLGYQASALKIPLVHISTLGIGAYERVFHEDRKRLRTTFSNPYLTSKAKAELGLCGIPNLQYKVIRVGNLTPSMLTMKPQLIGDNAFMKGLSNLIEHQNSHLFGVDFDITPVDIAAQAILKVMSTNLFIGHVVHPSRYDFDALSKYQALQPKKRSIQSDITNQALLKLGYRYPILSKTYLEQILRIAEKNREL; this is encoded by the coding sequence GACATCATGATTGAACGGCTATATAAGCGTATCGAATACCTTCTCGAACAAATGACTTCAACCCATGTGTTGGCTGAAATTTCTATGTTATTGCCTGAAGAACTACCGAACTTGGTCACTAAGAAAGTACGACCATTACTCGATATCTATTATCAAAATTTAGAGAAAGCGATGAATCATATCGCCATCATCGGTCATGAAAAAGTGACCTATGCGAAACTCGAAGTAGAGTCCAATCAATTGAGTCACGTTCTCAATCGATGTGAGAAAGACATCATCATTATCTCAGGGGGTAAATCCTATGAATCCATCCTGATGATGTTAGCTGCCATCAAAGCAGGGAAACCGTTCGTGTTTAGTACCGTTGAAACAAAAGACTTCCTAGATGAACCTTTGGATATACATACATTCTCCTATGAAAATGAGTCACACAAATGCATAGATTATCCAAAAAACAATATAATGGCCTATTATTTTACCTCGGGAACCACGGGTCGTAAAAAAGTCGCGATTACGTATGAAGCTTTATCCAATCATATAGACCAAACACCGTATATTCAAAACGCCCAATCCTTAACGAGTATCCCACTCATGAGTGCTTTGCATTTTGACATGAGCTTAGAAGAAATTTGGGTAGCATTGACCCATAAATTGACTTTGGTTCTATTGACGGAAGCACAGTTTAAACAACCCAAAGAAAGAAAAGAACGATTTGAACCATATGGTATCGATGGGATTTCAACCACCCCAACCGTGATCGGCCTCTTATTGGAACAAAACCCTGAACTATTTAAACAGTTAAAATGGGTGGTTTTAGGCGGTGAAGTGCTCACCCCTGCCTTAGCGAAACGAATACTATCTTATCCTAACATTAAACTTTATAATAGCTATGGACCAACGGAAACCACCATCGCTATTACCTCGACTGAAATACAATCTTTTAATGATATCTCCATCGGTCAAGCACACCCCAATACCCAAGTGATTATTTTTAATGAAAGTGTATTACCCTGGGGTGAAATTGGTGAGATATATGTCCACGGATTAAGTGTTAGCCCATCGGTATCGACAATCAGGTACAAAGGTCTAGAATACTATCAAACCCATGATATGGGTTACCAAGATGAACAAGGACGATTACATTTCATCGGACGTCAAGATCGAATGATTAAACGCCATGGGGTTCGCATTGATTTAAACTGGATCGATCGAATACTTCAGAATCACCCTTCGGTCATTCAAGCCACTTCACTGTTTGAACACAATCAGATCCATACGTTTATCAAAACAAGCCAGCTTATAGATGAGTCTCATTTAATGGACTATGTGGCGGATCATTTATCGCCAAATCAAAGACCCAATCGAATCATCCAGACCAATCAAATCACTCAAGAAGGCAAATTGAAAGCCAAACAAGCACTCAAACAAACGCGATTCAAGCCCATGAGTTTAAAAGAAAAAGCCATCCATCATGCGTTATCGGTTGTCTTAAATCAAAATGCGTTTTATTTAGAAGATACCATCGCCAATTATGGTGCTGATTCATTATCGGTCATTCAAATTCTATCCATTCTAGATCAGTATGGGTATGAATTATCGTTAGGCGAGATGGCGTCCAAGCCAATCCAGATATTGTTAAACAACACAAGAAAACGCTCTGTAGAGCACCACTACTTAAAATTACCAAAACAATCACCACAAATTGATTTGACATCTACAATTGGTTTATACGGAGCGAATGGATTCCTAGGCATTCATTTATTGGATGTATTAATAAAGGAAACACAAAGCCAAATCATCTGTCCTTTAAGGGTTACAAAAGAGGTCCTTGAGCACACCTATGCTTATTATTTTAATCGACCATTAGATTTAAGTCGTATCAAAATCTTACCCTTTGATACACCACTAGGTGAACTTACTGTTCAAGTGGTAATCAATGCGAGTGGGTATACCAAATATCAAGGAAATCCATCCGATTTCGATGAAATCAATGTGAATTTTGTCTTGTCTTTAGGGTATCAAGCCAGTGCCTTAAAAATCCCTTTAGTTCATATTTCCACCCTAGGCATTGGTGCATATGAACGTGTATTTCACGAAGATCGAAAACGACTTCGAACGACCTTCAGCAACCCTTACTTAACCTCTAAAGCCAAAGCAGAATTGGGTTTGTGCGGTATCCCAAATCTACAATACAAAGTGATTCGCGTGGGTAATCTAACCCCAAGCATGCTGACCATGAAACCTCAACTTATTGGTGATAATGCTTTTATGAAGGGATTATCCAATTTGATTGAACACCAAAATTCTCATTTATTCGGTGTGGATTTTGACATTACCCCAGTCGATATCGCTGCACAAGCAATTTTAAAAGTGATGTCAACCAATCTTTTCATTGGGCATGTGGTTCACCCATCTCGATATGATTTTGATGCGTTGTCGAAATATCAAGCATTACAGCCCAAAAAACGTTCGATTCAGAGTGACATAACCAATCAAGCACTACTAAAATTAGGGTATCGATATCCAATCTTATCTAAAACTTATTTAGAACAAATATTAAGGATTGCAGAAAAAAACAGGGAACTTTGA
- the trpS gene encoding tryptophan--tRNA ligase produces MMRLVSGIQPSGLITLGNYLGAIKQFIALQEELQDTEFFIFIADLHAITVPQDKTQLRKNIRSLAALYLACGLNPEKVHLFVQSEVVEHSMLGYIMESTVYVPELERMTQYKDKKQKQMEGIRSNLLTYPALMAADILLYDADIVPVGEDQKQHLELTRNLAERFNSQHGETFVVPKPFTPKVGGKIMSLQEPTKKMSKSDENQKAIIYILDDINAIKNKIKSAVTDSDTKVKYDVKHKPGISNLLTIYSLISDVSISELEHKYAESNYAVFKSDLAEALALYLKPIQEKYHALLASKELDDILDQGRDAARAVAYKKIQKVYKRIGLGRIK; encoded by the coding sequence ATCATGCGTTTAGTATCAGGCATTCAACCATCAGGCTTAATCACATTAGGCAATTATTTAGGGGCGATTAAACAATTCATCGCTTTACAAGAAGAATTACAGGACACCGAATTCTTTATTTTTATCGCGGACTTACACGCGATTACTGTCCCACAAGACAAAACCCAACTCAGAAAAAACATTCGAAGCTTGGCGGCGTTGTATTTGGCTTGTGGTTTAAACCCTGAAAAGGTGCATCTCTTTGTCCAATCGGAAGTGGTTGAACATTCGATGTTAGGCTACATCATGGAATCCACAGTATATGTCCCTGAACTTGAAAGAATGACCCAATACAAAGATAAGAAACAAAAACAAATGGAAGGCATTCGCTCTAACTTGTTAACCTACCCAGCATTGATGGCTGCCGATATATTATTATATGACGCAGATATCGTACCTGTCGGTGAAGACCAAAAACAACACCTTGAACTCACGAGAAATCTCGCTGAACGTTTCAACAGTCAACATGGCGAAACCTTTGTCGTACCAAAACCATTTACCCCTAAAGTCGGCGGTAAAATCATGAGTTTACAAGAACCAACCAAGAAAATGAGTAAGTCCGATGAGAATCAAAAAGCCATCATTTATATTTTAGATGACATCAACGCGATCAAGAATAAAATCAAATCCGCCGTCACAGATTCTGATACAAAAGTCAAATACGATGTCAAACACAAACCAGGCATTTCAAACTTACTCACCATCTATTCATTGATCAGTGATGTATCGATTTCTGAGTTAGAACACAAATACGCAGAATCCAACTACGCGGTGTTCAAATCCGACTTGGCTGAAGCGCTCGCTTTGTATTTAAAACCGATTCAAGAAAAATACCACGCACTCCTCGCTTCAAAAGAACTAGACGATATCTTAGACCAAGGTAGAGACGCAGCGAGAGCGGTGGCTTACAAAAAGATTCAAAAAGTATATAAACGCATTGGTTTAGGCCGCATTAAATAG